Genomic segment of Arachis hypogaea cultivar Tifrunner chromosome 11, arahy.Tifrunner.gnm2.J5K5, whole genome shotgun sequence:
ATTACAGAGGTAATTTACTTTTAAGTTAGAATAGCCACACAAAATTATTGTGTCTCTGTGAAATCAATGAAACTAAGAAAGTATTTCTTTGACCATTAAACTTTATCAAAAGGCTGTGTCTTCATATATCTGAAAAATTACAACACGTTTAGGAAATTTATGTGATCTAAATCCTTTTTTTTTAGTGGTAGCAAGTAATTAGGAGCTAAAATCATGTTTAGGAAATTCACTAAATTTTGCTGTTGTCAATGAATATGGTTGTGAATGAATTAGACAAGATCTTGCATCACCAAAAAAGAAGCCACTTTCTAAAGGTGAGTAGAGGTACATATCTTtggttctctttattttatttaaatgtttttttatgattgcattctaaataTCGTTTTGTTCTGGGAAATAGAGGAAGAATTGACCCCTTAACATCACAAACTAGTGGACTCTTTGTAGCCAACTTCACAAAAACTAGCCATTTGATCTTCCTCAGCTGTCTCCAAagaatttgtatttatttatttcagttgCCAAAAAATTTTAGATATGCTCTTGCATTAGAAACATTCAAACAAAAAAGTTTTCCATTGATTATTATCATCATGCAGCTAATTAGTTAAATGAATTAAGTATTGTTATCCAATGATACCGTTGTGTTTTAAACTTATTAATATAGCAAAAGGTTGAATTAAACACTTTTGTTAAAGTGATAAAACATaattgaattaaaagaaagcGTTACACATGTAAAGGAGTCACTCTATGAAgataaaccaaactaaaatttcagCTCAACCTCATAAAGTGGCAATATCATTACAAACCTGTTAGAATAattaaattctgaattttttatcACTTGCAACAGAACGTGTAGCAGAAATCAGATGAAACTCAAACCattttcatcctcatcagagTAAAATATGCCTCCTGTTATATGTATACAAGTAATAGTTTTTGTTCATTAAATTGAAATCTGATCAAACTGCTTTACTCTAAAATGTTTTCAACCAAgttatgaaaataaaatgaaatttataCAAGAATTAATTTTGGTAATATACAGCACGAAATAATAGGaacacaataaaatttaaaagaaaagaaaggttgAAGGCAATATGCAGGGGGAGGCCATGTTGAAAGTTAATATTCATGATAAGTTATGCATGAGATGTGAGCAATCTTAGGCCTCTCTTTCCCTCTATTTCTCTGACAACttgcttttaagttttaacattgGGCATTTTCTCATTGTTAGATATGAAATTAAGGCAGCCTTTCTGTTAGTAATGACTTGAGCTTGTCACATTCTAACCAGAGACTTTTGAGAGAGGTGAGATCACGAGCAAAGCTAGATAATATTTAGCAGGGGCTAatattctttttagttttctattttaacaaaaaattaaaaagcactataatacaatttaattaaaaataacaactaagacTTAGAATTTACTTTTTATAAGATAATTGAACATAtcgtatattaaaataattagacacaaattttcaaaactaatttcaaatatTCTAAATATAGGTTGTTGCATACTTGCTTTTAGAATCTTCAAATACTATTCGATTCCTTTTTAGACGTTTCctgcaaaattattaaaaaatgtattatgcttcatataaataatttaaatcacaaCCATAAATTATgcaatgaaaaaattaataataatattactagagctgaaatgaattaaaatttgtaacttACATAGACAATTGAGTTCGACATTTTTTTCTTGATTCAAAGTCATCTGTTATTGAATATGTGCTGAAAGTAGCTGCAATTTCTTTCTCAATGTAAATGACTAAATTATCTGCAAGAAATTCGTTTGCCATTTTACTCCGAAGCCttgttttaacaatttttattacCGAAAAAGCTCTTTCTGTTGTTGCTGTAGATACTGAAAGAGTCAAGACGTTGCGAATCAGTCTATCAACCAAATGATAAGTTCTTgaattttctgtttctttcaaTCTTTGACATAACTCAAAAAGTGTCCCAACATCTTTTAGATGATTCGGTATATCAAATGCATAATGTTGCAATTGAGCATTCAAAAGAATCCTTTCATGATTAAAAAAATCTGAAGGATAAAACTTTTCAGCTAACTTGCATATATTCTGAATATTAAACAACGTAAAATTGTCTTTATGGTCCACAGCAATACTTAAAGTCAAAAGTTCCATGGTTTTCTCATTGAATCTACTATTTAACTCTTGTATTTAAGAGTCAATTGCTGCCAAAAATATATCTACTCGGTAATGATGCTCAATTATTATCTTTGGTTGACGAGATCGACCTCTTCTAACCGTGTATTGTGTACTCATATCAGTTATGTCAATTTCATGTTTCTCACAAAATTTCTTAATAATCTCAAATAAATTGCACCAACCATTATCCCTTAATTTTTGAAGAAGTAGTTTTGATGTGGAAACAACATGCATTGCATTCAAAATATCTTGAAATTTTTGTTGtaatgcttggcacaaaatattagtaatttcCATAATTTTCTTCATCAAATGTAacgaaaaaataaattcaaacgaGGATAGCACTTTGTTGACATCATAAGCCTCACCTCTTTGAGCAGAAGTCATACTATCATCAATAATGTTATTAAGAATGGTACGGGTAACTGCAAATATTCTTATCAAGCcacaaatagaatgaaagtgagaaCTCCATCTTGTATCTCTAGCTCTTTGTAAAGTGCCCACTTGATCTGCACCTTGACCTATTTCTAGCTCATCATTGGCAACTAATTTTGCATTTTCAATTTCTTGAGCTTCTTGTAGTTGATCATGTCGTTTGCAAGATGCACCAACAATATTGATAATAGCAGTCAATTGTGTGAAAAACTCATGAATTTGAAGTACTTCCCTTGAAGCAGCCACCAGTGCTAACTACAATCTATGAGCAAAACAATAGACATAATATGCTTGTCGGCAATCATTGAGAAATAAAGCTTATAAACCATTCCGTTCCCCTCTTATATTGCTAGCACCATCATACCCCTGACCTCGAATGTTTTCAATTTGGAGATTATAAA
This window contains:
- the LOC140176027 gene encoding uncharacterized protein gives rise to the protein MVVVLRFVDVNGFVRERFFDLVHLALVAASREVLQIHEFFTQLTAIINIVGASCKRHDQLQEAQEIENAKLVANDELEIGQGADQVGTLQRARDTRWSSHFHSICGLIRIFAVTRTILNNIIDDSMTSAQRGEAYDVNKNICKLAEKFYPSDFFNHERILLNAQLQHYAFDIPNHLKDVGTLFELCQRLKETENSRTYHLVDRLIRNVLTLSVSTATTERAFSVIKIVKTRLRSKMANEFLADNLVIYIEKEIAATFSTYSITDDFESRKKCRTQLSMKRLKRNRIVFEDSKSKYATTYI